The Mycobacterium sp. 3519A genome contains a region encoding:
- a CDS encoding ABC transporter substrate-binding protein, producing the protein MRIRSASYVVVALVLLLTAACGSSPTASNTGSAPAGATAAQQVYDQINGLTGEERSKTLLDLAKKDGTLSLYTSNTDMDDVVKAFEDKYGLKVETYRANSETVLQRVLQEASANYQGADLVETNAGELNAMQQRQLLYPYKGELRDKVRPEGRKDGWTADRFNAFVIGWNTAKVPAGTEPQSLRDLTAPQWKGRIGLELGDVDWFAAMYEFYKSQGQSDDQIMSFFHQLGANAKIAKGHTVMGELLAAGQFDVAVSIYSHTVDNAAEKGAPVTWRKDGKPVQPVVLRPNGAGLMKSAKHPAAALLFFDFLLTDGQKAIAGANRIGAIPTAEDPLAGVQTVTTPEEELLNNAQKWSDTYKSVTDAGGKT; encoded by the coding sequence GTGAGAATCCGTTCGGCTAGCTATGTAGTGGTGGCTCTGGTGTTGCTCCTGACCGCGGCGTGCGGTAGCAGCCCGACCGCGTCCAACACCGGTTCCGCGCCGGCGGGCGCGACCGCGGCGCAACAGGTCTACGACCAGATCAACGGGCTGACCGGGGAGGAGCGCAGCAAGACGCTGCTCGACCTCGCCAAGAAGGACGGCACGCTGTCGCTGTACACGTCGAACACCGATATGGACGACGTCGTAAAGGCCTTCGAGGACAAGTACGGGCTGAAAGTCGAAACGTACCGGGCGAATTCGGAGACGGTGCTGCAGCGTGTGCTACAGGAGGCCAGCGCAAACTATCAGGGCGCGGACCTGGTGGAGACCAATGCAGGTGAGCTCAACGCCATGCAGCAACGGCAGCTGCTCTACCCGTACAAGGGCGAACTGCGGGACAAGGTCCGGCCGGAGGGCCGCAAGGACGGCTGGACGGCGGACCGCTTCAATGCGTTCGTGATCGGCTGGAACACCGCCAAGGTGCCTGCGGGCACGGAACCACAGTCGCTGCGCGACCTGACGGCACCGCAGTGGAAGGGCCGCATCGGCCTGGAACTCGGTGACGTGGACTGGTTCGCCGCGATGTACGAGTTCTACAAGTCGCAGGGCCAGTCCGACGACCAGATCATGAGCTTCTTCCACCAGCTGGGCGCGAATGCCAAGATCGCCAAGGGCCACACTGTGATGGGCGAACTGCTGGCCGCTGGCCAGTTCGACGTCGCGGTGTCGATCTACTCGCACACCGTCGACAACGCCGCCGAGAAGGGCGCGCCGGTGACTTGGCGAAAGGACGGCAAGCCGGTGCAACCGGTGGTGCTGCGGCCCAACGGCGCCGGTTTGATGAAGTCGGCCAAGCATCCCGCCGCTGCGCTGCTGTTCTTCGACTTCCTGCTGACCGACGGACAGAAGGCCATCGCCGGGGCGAACCGAATCGGTGCGATCCCGACTGCCGAGGACCCGCTGGCCGGCGTACAGACGGTCACCACGCCCGAAGAGGAACTGCTCAACAACGCCCAGAAGTGGAGTGACACGTACAAGAGCGTGACCGACGCGGGCGGCAAGACGTAA
- a CDS encoding cupin domain-containing protein translates to MTTHTTTKVSHYHVQKKRRADFIEEWRSYQKTVVALEDVTMVETERGTRIGVYVGADGDRPTRSMDALAHEFDPGVVSTIHRHSWDAMVLVVAGHGWTEIDGQRIDWGPGDSLHIPAWAWHRSGNDGDVTARYLTFSSEPLLETMGMSVIEDAGHTPVSELPGRPAYSAEVTGDDPYARRIRRLARDQRARRSGRLHTDWDELELLPTPRGTRTTFLLDRANGYQASGISMAMFEIGPGRGQSMHRHAGEAWLYVLEGAGHSYLGTEPEGGTDYPWKKGDLIVVDHFLWHQHFNDDPEKTAKVVRIHMFDSLLDTMRVLMDPMVLFEEPPEHIRDAQAGDISTVDWPEVRRPTWP, encoded by the coding sequence GTGACCACGCATACCACCACGAAGGTCTCGCACTATCACGTGCAGAAGAAGCGACGGGCCGACTTCATCGAGGAGTGGCGCAGCTACCAGAAGACGGTTGTCGCCCTCGAAGACGTGACCATGGTCGAGACCGAGCGGGGGACCCGCATCGGTGTGTATGTCGGTGCCGACGGCGATCGGCCGACCCGCTCGATGGACGCCCTCGCCCACGAGTTCGACCCCGGCGTGGTGTCCACCATCCATCGGCATTCGTGGGACGCCATGGTCCTGGTGGTGGCAGGTCACGGCTGGACCGAGATCGACGGTCAGCGAATCGACTGGGGCCCAGGCGATTCGCTGCACATACCCGCGTGGGCCTGGCACCGGTCCGGCAACGACGGGGACGTCACCGCGCGTTACCTGACGTTCTCCAGCGAGCCGCTGCTGGAGACGATGGGCATGTCGGTCATCGAGGACGCCGGACACACGCCGGTCAGCGAATTGCCGGGCCGGCCGGCCTATTCCGCGGAGGTCACTGGCGACGACCCGTACGCCCGGCGGATCCGCAGGCTGGCCCGCGATCAGCGGGCCCGCCGCTCGGGACGGCTGCATACCGACTGGGACGAACTCGAGTTGCTGCCCACCCCGCGCGGCACCCGCACGACGTTCCTGCTCGACCGCGCGAACGGCTATCAAGCGTCGGGCATCTCGATGGCGATGTTCGAAATCGGGCCCGGCCGCGGCCAGTCGATGCACCGGCATGCCGGTGAGGCGTGGCTGTACGTCCTCGAAGGCGCCGGCCACAGCTATCTCGGCACCGAACCCGAAGGCGGCACGGACTACCCGTGGAAGAAGGGCGACCTCATAGTCGTCGACCACTTCCTGTGGCACCAGCACTTCAACGATGATCCGGAGAAGACCGCGAAAGTCGTGCGGATCCACATGTTCGACAGCCTGCTCGACACCATGCGGGTGCTGATGGATCCAATGGTGCTCTTCGAGGAGCCGCCGGAGCACATCAGGGATGCGCAAGCCGGTGACATCAGCACCGTCGACTGGCCGGAGGTGAGGCGGCCGACATGGCCGTGA
- a CDS encoding AAA family ATPase, producing the protein MAVTPKALPPGVLSVHVLPADHHDGPWDHILTAPGVKERLLNHALLTLLHGPALATLAGLPHGLIILSGPPGTGKTTLARGLAQMAARSVAPRGATTYVEIDPHAFPSELLGESQRNITQLMTDTIPELAARRPHTIVLIDEVESFAVRRSAASFGANPVDVHRATDALLAGIDAVAADLPRVLFVATTNFTDAVDEAFLSRADLVLRLSLPDTTTIGQIIRHSLQELAVLWPGVRPLANDDGLHAKLADACAGLDGRRVRKLMLSALALRQEVTRDPNELAADDLLTAVEYLTTESVDA; encoded by the coding sequence ATGGCCGTGACGCCAAAAGCGCTGCCGCCCGGGGTGTTGTCCGTCCACGTGCTGCCCGCCGATCATCACGACGGGCCGTGGGACCACATCCTCACCGCACCTGGTGTGAAGGAGCGCTTGCTCAACCACGCGCTGCTGACGCTGCTGCATGGGCCCGCACTGGCCACCCTGGCCGGGCTGCCACACGGTCTGATCATCCTGTCCGGTCCGCCGGGTACCGGTAAGACGACGTTGGCCCGCGGGCTCGCGCAGATGGCGGCGCGGTCGGTGGCACCGCGCGGTGCGACGACGTACGTCGAGATCGACCCACACGCCTTTCCCAGCGAGCTGTTGGGCGAAAGTCAGCGCAATATCACGCAATTGATGACGGACACGATTCCGGAGCTCGCGGCGCGGCGCCCGCATACGATCGTGCTCATCGACGAGGTGGAGAGCTTCGCGGTGCGCCGGTCGGCCGCGTCGTTCGGCGCCAACCCGGTCGACGTGCATCGCGCCACCGATGCGCTGCTGGCCGGGATCGACGCCGTCGCCGCCGATCTGCCGCGAGTGTTGTTCGTCGCGACGACCAATTTCACCGACGCCGTCGACGAGGCGTTTCTGTCGCGCGCGGATCTGGTGCTGCGGCTGTCGCTGCCGGACACCACGACGATCGGGCAGATCATTCGGCACAGCCTGCAGGAGCTGGCGGTGCTGTGGCCGGGAGTGCGCCCGCTGGCCAACGACGACGGTCTGCACGCCAAGCTCGCCGACGCGTGCGCGGGTCTGGACGGGCGCCGGGTGCGCAAGCTGATGCTGTCGGCGTTGGCGCTGCGCCAGGAGGTCACGCGCGACCCGAACGAGCTCGCCGCGGACGACTTGCTCACCGCGGTCGAATACCTCACGACGGAGTCCGTCGACGCCTGA
- a CDS encoding extracellular solute-binding protein has product MGLRHRPARGMAVVAIGLAATLIAACGAPPHSGSDDRQAAPTTSKPWDGLTGTQREDALVAAAKAEGELTVYSAFNDEQAMADAFTKKYGIKVNVYNANSETVLQRVVQEATAHKLTNDVLVAPATDMTAVESKGLLGDYRSPYRDAMPDAGKSTGWTGVRRLAFVAGYNTGKLTATDLPADYAGFADPKWNGRISMEYSDIDWYATVRRYYQQRGMSDDDISTMFRKIAANSKTAKGHTVQAELLAAGQFDVALSVYTQSVNRLVDKGAQVAFGEGTGHIVSPVVVRYDAGGVMGGTDNPAGAALYLDFQLGPDGAAVDQQLRALPPLPTAHDPLAGAQVIDLDVADLVANRAKIADEYNQLVTGS; this is encoded by the coding sequence ATGGGCCTTCGACATCGACCTGCACGGGGGATGGCGGTGGTTGCCATCGGTCTGGCGGCCACGCTGATCGCGGCATGTGGCGCACCGCCCCACTCCGGGTCTGACGATCGCCAGGCGGCGCCGACCACGAGCAAGCCGTGGGACGGGCTTACCGGGACGCAACGCGAAGACGCGCTCGTCGCGGCCGCGAAGGCCGAAGGCGAACTGACCGTGTACTCGGCGTTCAACGACGAGCAGGCGATGGCCGACGCGTTCACGAAGAAGTACGGCATCAAAGTCAACGTCTACAACGCGAACTCCGAGACCGTCCTGCAACGCGTCGTACAGGAGGCCACCGCGCACAAGCTGACCAACGATGTGCTGGTGGCGCCGGCCACCGATATGACGGCGGTGGAATCCAAGGGCCTGCTTGGTGATTACCGCTCGCCATACCGCGATGCGATGCCCGACGCGGGCAAGTCGACGGGATGGACCGGAGTGCGGCGGCTGGCGTTCGTTGCCGGCTACAACACCGGAAAGCTGACGGCCACCGATCTGCCCGCTGATTACGCCGGTTTCGCCGATCCGAAGTGGAACGGTCGAATCAGCATGGAGTACAGCGATATCGACTGGTACGCGACCGTGCGACGGTATTACCAGCAGCGGGGCATGTCGGACGACGACATCTCGACGATGTTCCGAAAGATCGCGGCGAACTCCAAGACCGCCAAAGGCCATACGGTGCAGGCCGAACTGCTGGCCGCGGGCCAGTTCGACGTGGCGCTGTCGGTATACACGCAGTCGGTCAACCGACTCGTCGACAAGGGCGCGCAGGTGGCCTTCGGTGAGGGCACCGGCCACATCGTCTCCCCGGTGGTGGTCAGATACGACGCAGGCGGCGTGATGGGCGGCACCGACAATCCCGCCGGGGCGGCGCTGTATCTGGACTTTCAACTCGGGCCTGACGGTGCCGCGGTCGACCAGCAGTTGCGCGCGCTGCCGCCACTGCCAACGGCGCACGATCCGTTGGCCGGCGCGCAGGTAATCGATCTGGACGTCGCCGACTTGGTGGCAAACCGCGCCAAGATCGCCGACGAGTACAACCAGTTGGTAACGGGATCCTGA
- a CDS encoding dienelactone hydrolase family protein: MCVEPKGVPPLRTADVRGPSDRIPPGELTRLGSDSYGWVAIPNDVDAALPIVVICHERYGVVRHTVELTEKFAGAGFASVAPDFFADMDLSGEHERLPDISDAAALRHLDAAASYVRGLDPRLSGTPIAVVGICRTGSYGIVADAARDDVAAAVLLYGGAQPREYEIGELRTTPYVELIKAGTAPVLGIWGEKDHTMSVEHVRRLRDDLEDARRSYDFALYQDLPHGWLNDTMPGRFRAEQARETFELMVSWLRTVTSKQQSGQVRWRFTSTIADDYDFASNTRQH; the protein is encoded by the coding sequence ATGTGTGTAGAGCCGAAAGGTGTCCCGCCCCTGCGCACCGCCGACGTGCGCGGGCCGAGTGATCGAATCCCGCCGGGCGAGCTGACCCGGTTGGGGTCGGACTCCTACGGTTGGGTGGCCATCCCCAACGACGTCGATGCGGCGCTGCCGATCGTCGTCATTTGCCATGAGCGCTACGGCGTCGTGCGCCACACCGTCGAACTCACCGAGAAGTTCGCAGGTGCCGGATTCGCCTCGGTGGCACCGGATTTCTTTGCCGACATGGACCTGTCCGGTGAACACGAGCGACTGCCCGACATCAGTGACGCCGCAGCGCTGCGTCACCTCGACGCGGCGGCGTCATACGTCCGCGGCCTCGATCCCCGTCTCAGCGGGACACCCATCGCCGTCGTCGGAATCTGTCGAACCGGCAGCTACGGGATCGTCGCCGACGCAGCTCGCGACGACGTCGCCGCCGCGGTGCTGCTCTACGGCGGCGCGCAACCACGGGAGTACGAGATCGGCGAACTGCGCACGACGCCGTATGTGGAGCTGATCAAGGCCGGTACAGCGCCGGTGCTGGGGATCTGGGGAGAAAAGGACCACACCATGTCCGTCGAGCACGTCCGGCGGTTGCGTGACGATCTCGAAGACGCCCGGCGCAGTTACGACTTCGCGCTGTACCAGGACCTGCCGCACGGCTGGCTCAACGACACGATGCCCGGCCGGTTCCGCGCGGAGCAGGCCCGCGAAACCTTCGAGCTGATGGTGTCGTGGCTGCGAACGGTCACCTCGAAGCAGCAATCAGGGCAGGTGCGCTGGCGCTTCACGTCGACCATCGCCGACGATTACGACTTCGCCAGCAACACGCGTCAACACTGA
- a CDS encoding isochorismatase family protein produces MIHYDYRATGLVVFDMLEAYREPIEAAGSIGPTKRLIEACRTVGVPIFYARADHRADGADFARTIADTDSHFRPWGPDNPYQPLPAHASGSPALSVLAEIAPQPGDYDVPKHRWSAFHGTHLELSLRSRDIDTILLVGGSVHVGIASTAYDARDMDFQITIIPECCHGFAEQRTFFMEKVFPRMCNVRPLEDVIAGLTPAVPSVAGHRL; encoded by the coding sequence ATGATTCACTACGATTACCGCGCCACCGGTCTTGTCGTGTTCGACATGCTGGAGGCCTACCGAGAGCCCATCGAGGCCGCCGGGTCCATCGGCCCGACGAAGCGGTTGATCGAGGCGTGCCGCACGGTTGGGGTGCCGATCTTCTACGCCCGTGCCGACCATCGCGCGGACGGCGCCGATTTCGCCCGAACCATCGCCGACACCGACAGCCACTTCCGGCCGTGGGGGCCGGACAACCCGTACCAACCGTTGCCTGCGCACGCCTCGGGGTCACCGGCGCTGTCGGTGCTGGCCGAGATCGCGCCGCAACCGGGGGACTACGACGTGCCCAAGCACCGTTGGTCGGCGTTTCACGGAACGCATCTGGAACTCTCGCTGCGCAGCCGCGACATCGACACGATCCTGCTCGTTGGTGGCTCGGTGCACGTCGGCATCGCGTCCACCGCGTACGACGCCCGCGATATGGATTTCCAGATCACCATCATCCCGGAGTGCTGTCACGGTTTCGCCGAGCAGCGGACCTTCTTCATGGAGAAGGTGTTCCCCAGGATGTGCAATGTGCGCCCGCTCGAGGACGTGATCGCCGGGCTGACGCCCGCGGTGCCTAGTGTGGCTGGACATCGGTTGTGA
- a CDS encoding cupin domain-containing protein has product MGKKGRVFVRGLTSQTYGLGEFRRQQLEVERVRDDAFVVDDAKVAHSGDSEQSRTWWRIGPGDEDFLTQTIQVHFVELPPQSSNHGHGHQNEAAFYILEGRGYEIHDDQRYDWAKDDLVYVHTDSVHRHFNPYDEKALALVVKAKCTWMFMGLIQQGRSGPVDNEAAFGPREDWSRIWTPGVLDRKKVISPADTVWEQTPLGRVRTIASPERTDGRIFSIDAFELEIEAGGHSGKYWKMADEVYYVLSGGGYALQWEVEAEIAEKYYARIALEPKRYEIKQGDTLYVPQNHVCQLFAADGTPLRLFNAQNRVFKHLGYDNTHFFEPASAADKPAGELADATA; this is encoded by the coding sequence ATGGGGAAGAAGGGCCGCGTATTCGTCCGCGGACTGACCTCGCAGACCTATGGGCTCGGTGAATTCCGGCGCCAGCAACTGGAGGTCGAGCGGGTTCGCGACGATGCGTTCGTCGTCGACGACGCCAAGGTCGCCCACTCCGGAGACAGCGAACAATCACGGACCTGGTGGCGAATCGGCCCCGGTGACGAGGATTTCCTCACCCAGACCATCCAGGTTCACTTCGTGGAGCTTCCGCCGCAGTCGTCCAACCACGGCCACGGCCACCAGAACGAAGCGGCGTTCTACATCCTCGAAGGCCGCGGCTACGAGATCCACGACGACCAGCGCTACGACTGGGCCAAGGACGATCTGGTCTACGTGCACACCGACTCGGTGCACCGGCACTTCAACCCGTATGACGAGAAGGCGCTTGCCCTGGTCGTCAAGGCGAAGTGCACCTGGATGTTCATGGGCCTGATCCAGCAGGGCCGCAGCGGGCCGGTCGACAACGAGGCCGCGTTCGGGCCGCGCGAGGACTGGTCGCGGATCTGGACTCCTGGCGTGCTGGATCGCAAGAAGGTGATCAGCCCGGCGGACACGGTCTGGGAGCAGACCCCGTTGGGGCGGGTGCGGACCATCGCCTCGCCGGAGCGCACCGACGGCAGGATCTTCAGCATCGACGCCTTCGAACTCGAGATCGAGGCCGGTGGCCACTCCGGCAAGTACTGGAAGATGGCCGACGAGGTGTACTACGTGCTGTCCGGCGGCGGTTATGCGCTGCAGTGGGAGGTCGAGGCGGAGATCGCCGAGAAGTACTACGCGCGTATCGCTTTGGAGCCGAAGCGGTATGAGATCAAGCAGGGCGACACCCTGTACGTGCCGCAGAACCACGTGTGCCAGCTCTTCGCGGCAGACGGCACGCCGCTGCGGCTGTTCAACGCGCAGAACCGGGTGTTCAAGCACCTCGGCTACGACAACACGCACTTCTTCGAGCCCGCCTCTGCCGCTGACAAGCCGGCAGGCGAATTGGCGGACGCGACGGCCTGA
- a CDS encoding ABC transporter substrate-binding protein, whose translation MTFRHGHLVAAVGLTLALVSCGAPPTAPPSGSGQNNGASKFQQYEGLKGQQRRDTLLKDAKAEGEVSVYTSMTSDVANAVTKAFSDQTGVKVNLYRADSETVLQRILQEARANHAGADVVETDALEMASLGKEQLVEPYTGERRDLVGQEGKFDNWTADRYNLFAPSWNTTKVPAGDQPKSWEDLASPKWDGALAMELNDYDWYLTLYEYWQQHGKSDADIDKIFADMANGAKVVKGHTVMGEMLSAGQYSVAASNYSYIVQKAVNKGAPVAYQPFVQPVIARPQGAAPLKSAPHPAAALLFQDWLFTEGQQVFVDQGLTPSIEPANLKDPLEGIEVIPVDVKQLLDKQKEWSDRYEALLSRSDKIGG comes from the coding sequence ATGACATTTCGACACGGTCATCTGGTGGCGGCCGTAGGCCTGACGCTGGCCCTTGTCTCATGCGGAGCGCCGCCGACCGCGCCGCCAAGCGGGTCGGGGCAGAACAACGGCGCCTCGAAATTCCAGCAGTACGAAGGCCTCAAGGGGCAGCAACGCCGCGACACCTTGCTCAAGGATGCGAAGGCCGAAGGCGAAGTGTCGGTGTACACGTCGATGACGAGTGACGTTGCCAACGCGGTCACGAAGGCGTTCTCCGACCAGACCGGCGTCAAGGTCAACCTGTACCGCGCCGACTCGGAAACCGTGCTGCAACGCATCCTGCAGGAGGCCAGGGCCAACCACGCAGGCGCCGACGTCGTCGAAACCGACGCGCTGGAGATGGCGTCGCTGGGTAAGGAGCAACTGGTGGAGCCCTACACCGGCGAACGTCGCGACCTGGTGGGCCAGGAGGGCAAGTTCGACAACTGGACGGCCGACCGTTACAACCTGTTCGCCCCCAGCTGGAACACTACGAAAGTGCCCGCGGGCGACCAGCCGAAGTCGTGGGAAGACCTGGCCAGCCCGAAGTGGGACGGTGCGCTCGCGATGGAGCTCAACGACTACGACTGGTATCTGACGCTCTACGAGTACTGGCAGCAACACGGTAAGAGCGACGCTGACATCGACAAGATCTTCGCCGATATGGCCAATGGCGCGAAGGTGGTCAAGGGCCACACCGTGATGGGCGAAATGCTTTCGGCCGGACAGTATTCGGTGGCCGCGTCAAACTACAGCTACATCGTGCAGAAGGCGGTGAACAAGGGCGCGCCGGTGGCCTACCAACCGTTCGTGCAACCGGTGATCGCCCGTCCGCAGGGTGCCGCCCCGCTGAAATCCGCCCCGCATCCCGCCGCTGCATTGCTTTTCCAGGACTGGCTGTTCACCGAGGGCCAGCAAGTGTTCGTCGATCAGGGCCTGACCCCGTCGATCGAGCCGGCGAACCTGAAGGACCCGTTGGAAGGCATCGAGGTCATTCCCGTCGACGTCAAACAGCTTCTGGACAAGCAGAAGGAGTGGAGCGACCGCTACGAGGCCCTGCTGTCCCGAAGCGACAAGATCGGCGGCTGA
- a CDS encoding iron ABC transporter permease — MTTATPTRPAAPAPSVGPVPTEPGRWRRFLPNTKFLTLGVVTLVIAYLALVPLYYLFWGTFFDATGFTFSGFERAYGNHQIFDLVGNSLLFAVGAAAVSLVLGTGLAYLNVRTDVPFKALFFAASIIPLVIPGILYTIAWILLGSPDIGLINHYLEPVFGRAVIDVFSIWGMIWVEGLQLSPIVFLLMVASFRSMDPSLEESALMSGAGRWTVFRKVTVPLARPAIVAAILIMVVRSLESFEVPALLGLQNGTYVFTSRIYFVLRDYPPDLSAAGALAIGLLIIAVLGVAISNFAGRASKNYQTVTGKGFRPRPMELGKWRPVAGVLIVGYFLLTVIAPLLVLLYTSLLKFYAPPSKDTFKSMTLENYRALAHTADAVTALKNSLILGLSSATLVMAVMAVAAWIVVRSKIRGRKILDGLAFMPLVVPGLVMGLALSFVYLRSPIPIYGTLFILLISYCTRYLPYGMRYSVTSMQQISNELEESAMVNGASWWQTFRRVLLPLLMPGLVAGWIYILVVSFRELSSSILLYSPGNEVLSILIFEQFENGQFTVLSALGVVMVLTLVVLVTVAYKLGAKVGLKQD, encoded by the coding sequence ATGACGACTGCCACACCGACTCGGCCGGCCGCCCCGGCACCCTCGGTCGGTCCCGTGCCGACCGAGCCCGGCCGCTGGCGGCGCTTCCTGCCCAACACGAAGTTCCTGACTCTCGGCGTGGTGACACTCGTCATCGCATATCTGGCGCTCGTGCCGCTGTACTACCTGTTCTGGGGAACGTTCTTCGACGCAACGGGGTTCACGTTCTCGGGTTTCGAACGCGCATACGGCAACCACCAGATCTTCGACCTGGTCGGCAACTCCTTGTTGTTCGCAGTGGGGGCGGCGGCGGTGTCGCTGGTGCTCGGCACCGGGCTGGCGTATCTGAACGTTCGCACCGACGTACCGTTCAAGGCGCTGTTCTTCGCGGCATCGATCATCCCCCTGGTGATACCGGGCATCCTCTACACGATCGCGTGGATCCTGTTGGGCAGCCCCGATATTGGACTGATCAACCACTACCTGGAGCCGGTTTTCGGGCGCGCGGTGATCGACGTGTTCAGCATCTGGGGGATGATCTGGGTCGAGGGCCTGCAACTGTCGCCGATCGTCTTCCTGCTCATGGTCGCCTCGTTCCGCTCGATGGACCCGTCACTTGAAGAGTCGGCGTTGATGTCGGGCGCAGGCCGGTGGACCGTCTTCCGTAAGGTCACCGTGCCGCTGGCCCGCCCCGCGATCGTGGCCGCGATCCTGATCATGGTGGTGCGCAGCCTGGAGAGCTTCGAGGTGCCGGCACTGTTGGGTCTGCAGAATGGCACCTATGTGTTCACCAGCCGGATCTATTTCGTGCTGCGGGATTATCCGCCGGACCTGTCGGCGGCGGGCGCATTGGCGATCGGCCTGCTGATCATCGCCGTGCTCGGCGTCGCGATCTCCAACTTCGCCGGACGCGCCAGCAAGAACTACCAGACGGTGACGGGCAAGGGATTTCGGCCCCGGCCAATGGAACTCGGCAAGTGGCGGCCGGTGGCAGGCGTGCTGATCGTCGGCTATTTCCTACTGACCGTCATCGCGCCGCTGCTGGTGCTGCTGTACACCTCGCTGCTGAAGTTCTACGCGCCGCCGTCGAAGGACACGTTCAAGTCCATGACGCTGGAGAACTACCGGGCGCTGGCACACACCGCGGACGCCGTCACGGCGCTGAAGAACTCGCTGATCCTCGGGCTGTCGTCGGCGACGCTGGTGATGGCGGTGATGGCGGTGGCCGCGTGGATCGTGGTGCGCTCGAAGATCCGCGGTCGAAAGATCTTGGACGGGTTGGCTTTCATGCCGCTGGTGGTGCCCGGCCTCGTGATGGGTCTTGCGCTGAGCTTCGTCTACCTGCGCAGCCCCATCCCGATCTACGGAACGCTGTTCATCCTGCTGATCTCCTACTGCACCCGGTACCTGCCGTACGGCATGCGGTACTCGGTGACCTCGATGCAGCAGATCTCCAACGAACTGGAGGAGTCGGCGATGGTGAACGGCGCCAGTTGGTGGCAGACGTTCCGCCGGGTGCTGCTTCCGCTGCTGATGCCGGGACTGGTTGCGGGCTGGATCTACATCCTCGTCGTTTCGTTCCGCGAGCTGTCCAGTTCAATCCTGTTGTACAGCCCAGGAAACGAAGTGCTGTCCATCCTGATCTTCGAGCAGTTCGAGAACGGCCAATTCACCGTCTTGTCCGCGCTCGGTGTCGTCATGGTGCTGACGCTGGTCGTGTTGGTCACCGTCGCTTACAAGCTCGGGGCCAAGGTCGGCCTCAAGCAGGATTGA
- a CDS encoding ABC transporter ATP-binding protein has translation MLEVQNLVKTFDGERQKRRTRGSAPATNAEPARVFAVNDVSFKVEPGELFTLLGPSGCGKSTTLRSIAGLEQPDAGVVSVGGNVLFAAGAVTQKRVNVPANKRGLGMVFQSYAIWPHMSVFENVAFPLRVRPRRQRPAKREITERVERVLETMELLQYADRHATKLSGGQQQRLALARAIVIEPSLLLLDEPLSNLDAKLRESLRFELKRLQRELGITSIYVTHDQIEALSLSSSIAVMKAGEVVQLGKPRAIYENPQSKFVAEFIGTSNFIDGTVASRSGDRHVVETRDGRLTLESGAHVEPGTEVVVSIRPEAVMLTTDHPAGAENVWEGNVTTRAFLGDAVDHVVAVGKHEIRARCLPHISHAPGTTVYLDMQPGKLSLVPVD, from the coding sequence GTGCTCGAAGTCCAGAACTTGGTCAAGACGTTCGACGGTGAACGGCAGAAACGCCGGACCCGCGGGTCGGCCCCCGCCACCAACGCGGAGCCGGCAAGGGTTTTCGCTGTCAACGACGTCAGCTTCAAGGTCGAACCCGGTGAGTTGTTCACCCTGCTTGGGCCGTCGGGTTGCGGCAAGTCGACGACGCTGCGGTCCATCGCAGGCCTCGAACAACCGGATGCCGGCGTCGTCTCGGTGGGCGGCAACGTGTTGTTCGCGGCGGGTGCGGTGACACAGAAGCGGGTGAATGTGCCTGCCAACAAGCGCGGACTGGGAATGGTCTTCCAGTCGTACGCGATCTGGCCGCACATGAGCGTCTTCGAGAATGTCGCCTTCCCACTGCGGGTGCGGCCGCGGCGGCAGCGTCCCGCCAAGCGCGAGATCACCGAACGCGTGGAACGGGTGCTCGAGACCATGGAACTGCTGCAGTACGCCGACCGGCATGCCACCAAGTTGTCCGGTGGACAGCAGCAGCGGCTCGCGTTGGCGCGTGCGATCGTGATCGAGCCGTCGCTACTGCTGCTCGACGAGCCGTTGTCCAACCTGGACGCCAAACTCCGTGAGTCGCTTCGCTTCGAACTCAAACGACTGCAGCGCGAACTCGGCATCACGTCGATCTACGTCACCCACGACCAGATCGAGGCCCTGTCGCTGTCGTCGAGCATCGCCGTGATGAAGGCCGGCGAGGTGGTGCAGCTGGGCAAGCCGCGCGCCATCTACGAGAACCCGCAGAGCAAGTTCGTCGCGGAGTTCATCGGGACGTCGAACTTCATCGACGGCACCGTCGCGTCGCGAAGCGGTGACCGGCACGTCGTCGAGACGCGCGACGGCCGCCTGACACTCGAGTCGGGTGCGCACGTCGAACCGGGAACCGAGGTGGTGGTGTCCATCCGGCCGGAGGCGGTCATGCTGACCACCGACCATCCGGCAGGCGCGGAGAACGTGTGGGAAGGCAACGTCACCACCCGCGCGTTCCTCGGCGATGCGGTCGACCACGTGGTGGCTGTCGGCAAGCACGAGATCCGCGCGCGCTGCCTGCCGCACATCTCGCACGCGCCGGGAACGACGGTGTATCTGGACATGCAGCCAGGCAAGCTGTCGCTCGTCCCCGTCGACTGA